One part of the Acidobacteriota bacterium genome encodes these proteins:
- a CDS encoding histidine--tRNA ligase, with protein MARPPDPGGRRRLVGRRLQSLRGFHDILPGQTERWQRLEQGVHRLMHRYGFREIRPPHLERTELFVRSVGEATDIVGKEMFTFLAGDESVSLRPEITASVCRAFIEHGLDRRGLTRLYYLGPAFRRERPQKGRLRQFHQVGIEVFGEPAPEADAEAIVLATEFVRQAGVGEFRLHVNSLGDRDCRPRYRAALLEALEARAPALCRDCRDRMNRNPLRVLDCKNESCQAALDGLPRALDHLCEPCRRHFEAVVDALGQVGVEPLVDPRLVRGLDYYVRTAFEIRSAALGAQNAVLGGGRYDGLVAALGGPDVPGLGWAAGIERLLLAAGADSEEAARRPDVYLVTLGEEARRRAFRYVQSLRARGLAVLWDTSGHGLGGQMKRAGRSGARYAVLIGEEELARERVTLKDLDSGEQTEAPLEPAALAAKLLGTRKDGGDGE; from the coding sequence ATGGCCCGCCCGCCGGACCCCGGCGGGCGGAGGCGTCTCGTGGGCAGACGACTGCAGAGCCTGCGCGGGTTCCACGACATCCTTCCGGGCCAGACGGAGCGCTGGCAGCGCCTCGAGCAGGGGGTGCACCGCCTGATGCACCGGTACGGTTTCCGGGAGATCCGCCCGCCGCACCTCGAGCGGACCGAGCTCTTCGTCCGCTCGGTGGGGGAGGCGACCGACATCGTCGGAAAGGAGATGTTCACCTTCCTCGCGGGAGATGAGAGCGTCTCCCTCAGGCCCGAAATCACCGCCTCGGTCTGCCGGGCGTTCATCGAGCACGGGCTGGACCGGCGCGGCCTGACACGCCTTTACTATCTCGGACCGGCCTTCCGCCGGGAACGGCCGCAGAAGGGGCGGCTCCGGCAGTTCCACCAGGTGGGCATCGAGGTTTTCGGCGAGCCCGCCCCGGAGGCCGACGCCGAGGCGATCGTGCTCGCGACGGAGTTCGTGCGGCAGGCGGGCGTCGGCGAGTTCCGCCTCCACGTCAACAGCCTCGGCGACCGGGACTGCCGTCCGCGCTACCGGGCCGCGCTGCTGGAGGCGCTCGAGGCACGCGCCCCGGCGCTGTGCCGGGACTGTCGCGACCGGATGAACAGGAATCCGTTGCGCGTGCTCGACTGCAAGAACGAGAGCTGCCAGGCGGCGCTCGACGGCCTTCCGCGGGCGCTCGATCACCTGTGCGAACCGTGCCGCCGGCACTTCGAGGCCGTCGTCGACGCGCTCGGCCAGGTCGGTGTCGAACCGCTCGTCGATCCACGGCTGGTTCGCGGTCTCGACTACTACGTTCGCACCGCATTCGAGATCAGGAGCGCGGCGCTCGGGGCCCAGAACGCCGTCCTCGGCGGCGGCCGCTACGACGGACTCGTCGCGGCGCTCGGCGGGCCCGACGTCCCGGGACTCGGGTGGGCCGCCGGGATCGAACGCCTGTTGCTCGCCGCCGGCGCCGACTCGGAGGAGGCGGCCCGCCGCCCGGACGTCTACCTGGTGACGCTGGGAGAGGAAGCGCGCCGCCGTGCCTTCCGGTACGTCCAGTCGCTCCGCGCTCGCGGGCTGGCGGTGCTGTGGGACACCTCGGGCCACGGGCTCGGCGGACAGATGAAGCGCGCCGGCCGCTCCGGGGCCCGCTACGCCGTGCTGATCGGAGAGGAGGAGCTGGCCCGGGAGAGGGTCACCCTCAAGGACCTCGACAGCGGAGAGCAGACGGAGGCGCCGCTGGAACCGGCGGCGCTCGCCGCGAAGCTGCTCGGAACCCGAAAGGACGGTGGCGATGGGGAATGA